A DNA window from Allokutzneria albata contains the following coding sequences:
- a CDS encoding AMP-binding protein produces MVRTAAGRAFREARDFLLAHARDLDTARAGFRWPQLDEFNWALDWFDAIAEANERTALWIVEEDGSEGRWSFAHLSRRSNQVANWLRDNGVQRGDRIVLMLGNQVELWETLLAAMKLGAVVIPATTLLAAADLRDRIDRGAARHVITRSADTGTFADVPGDYTRIAVGEQCRGWLSYHDSRQSDAVFYPDRPTKATDTLLLYFTSGTTAQPKLVEHTHASYPVGHLSTMYWIGLVPGDVHLNISSPGWAKHAWSNVFAPWNAEATVFVHNYSRFDAARLLTEMQRCGVTSFCAPPTVWRMLIQSDIASLRTPPAKVVGAGEPLNPEVIDKVRAAWGVTIRDGFGQTETTVQIANTPGQPIKPGSMGRPVPGYDIELLDPVTGQPADEGEICVDLARRPLGLMVGYHGDPERDAEVVRDGYYHTGDVGTRDADGYITYVGRTDDVFKASDYRISPFELESVLLEHEAVAEAAVVPAPDPVRLAVPKAYVVLAAGWTPDAATAEAVLRHARENLAPYKRVRRLEFTDLPKTISGKIRRVQLRGQETGDRRAQEFREEDFPALRG; encoded by the coding sequence ATGGTCCGTACCGCCGCAGGCAGGGCGTTCCGCGAGGCACGGGACTTCCTGCTCGCGCACGCGCGCGACCTCGACACCGCGCGCGCCGGGTTCCGCTGGCCGCAGCTCGACGAGTTCAACTGGGCGCTGGACTGGTTCGACGCGATCGCCGAAGCCAACGAGCGCACCGCGCTGTGGATCGTCGAGGAGGACGGCAGCGAGGGCCGCTGGTCCTTCGCCCACCTCTCCCGCCGCTCCAACCAGGTGGCGAACTGGTTGCGGGACAACGGGGTCCAGCGCGGCGACCGGATCGTGCTGATGCTCGGCAACCAGGTCGAGCTGTGGGAGACGCTGCTCGCCGCGATGAAGCTCGGCGCCGTCGTCATCCCCGCGACCACCCTGCTCGCCGCCGCCGACCTGCGCGACCGCATCGACCGCGGCGCGGCCAGGCACGTGATCACCCGCTCCGCCGACACCGGCACGTTCGCCGACGTGCCCGGGGACTACACCCGGATCGCGGTCGGCGAGCAGTGCCGAGGATGGCTCTCCTACCACGACTCCCGGCAGTCGGACGCGGTGTTCTACCCCGACCGCCCGACCAAGGCCACCGACACGCTGCTGCTGTACTTCACCTCCGGCACCACCGCGCAGCCCAAACTGGTCGAGCACACCCACGCCTCCTACCCGGTGGGCCATCTGTCCACTATGTACTGGATCGGCCTGGTCCCCGGCGACGTGCACCTCAACATCTCCTCGCCGGGCTGGGCGAAGCACGCGTGGAGCAACGTGTTCGCGCCGTGGAACGCCGAGGCGACGGTGTTCGTCCACAACTACTCGCGCTTCGACGCCGCACGGCTGCTCACCGAGATGCAGCGCTGCGGGGTGACCAGCTTCTGCGCCCCGCCCACCGTGTGGCGGATGCTCATCCAGTCCGACATCGCCTCCCTGCGCACCCCGCCCGCCAAGGTCGTCGGCGCGGGCGAACCGCTCAACCCCGAGGTGATCGACAAGGTCCGCGCCGCCTGGGGTGTGACCATCCGCGACGGCTTCGGCCAGACCGAGACCACCGTGCAGATCGCCAACACCCCCGGCCAGCCGATCAAGCCGGGCTCGATGGGCCGCCCCGTCCCCGGCTACGACATCGAGCTGCTCGACCCGGTCACCGGGCAGCCCGCCGACGAGGGCGAGATCTGCGTCGACCTGGCGCGGCGCCCGCTCGGGCTGATGGTCGGCTACCACGGCGACCCCGAGCGCGACGCCGAGGTCGTGCGCGACGGCTACTACCACACCGGCGACGTCGGCACCCGCGACGCGGACGGCTACATCACCTACGTCGGCCGCACCGACGACGTGTTCAAGGCGTCGGACTACCGCATCTCCCCGTTCGAGCTGGAGAGCGTGCTGCTGGAGCACGAGGCCGTCGCCGAGGCCGCCGTCGTCCCGGCGCCCGACCCGGTGCGGCTGGCCGTGCCCAAGGCGTACGTGGTGCTCGCGGCGGGCTGGACCCCCGACGCCGCCACCGCCGAGGCCGTCCTGCGCCACGCCAGGGAGAACCTCGCCCCGTACAAGCGCGTCCGGCGACTGGAGTTCACCGACCTGCCCAAGACCATCTCCGGCAAGATCCGCCGGGTCCAGCTGCGCGGCCAGGAGACCGGCGACCGCCGCGCCCAGGAGTTCCGCGAGGAGGACTTCCCAGCTCTCCGGGGTTGA
- a CDS encoding DNA gyrase/topoisomerase IV subunit B, translating into MTAETLYGADDLTHLEGLEAVRKRPGMYIGSTDSRGINHLFNEIVDNSTDEGIAGHASKIVVTLHADGSVQVDDDGRGIPTGKHARSGLSGVELVLTRLHAGGKFGGSGYKTSGGLHGVGASAVNALSHRFDVTVKREGKVHHMSFARGVPGEFDGPGPKAKFTKQSGLQVIGKMKRGERTGTSIRYWYDARYFENGAALDVEAVRTKLRNTAFLVPGVTYVLRDVTEGNIEEESFHFPNGLADMVDFLAPAGDRAVSGTLIVKGEGTYFENAADENGVMRSKVERHAEVEVAFRWGTGYERTVECFTNTIRNVHGGTHRKGFERAAVKSLQEAISKTRGLLKPKEDPPTLDDVLEGMTAVIHVRLPEPQFTSQTKDELSTAGITKVIQGIVERYVKAWTEDKKTKTEAKTVLQKIVDAARVRLTQKQQKDAARRKTALEGAAMPPKLVDCRTTGVSRSELFLVEGDSALGSARMARVSEYQALLPLRGKILNVQKASLGDTLRNAEISSIVQVLGAGSGRTFDLSQMRYGRVILMADADVDGSHIRTLLITLFAKYMRPVIADGRLFAAMPPLHKITTKGRNPQTIFTFTQREMETTVAKLEKAGKQVVTPVPRFKGLGEMDADELWETTMNPATRSVRRITLDDVEAAEQALELLMGEKVEPRRAWLVESAARVDRAAIDA; encoded by the coding sequence GTGACTGCCGAGACCCTGTACGGGGCCGACGACCTCACGCACCTCGAAGGTCTGGAAGCGGTCCGCAAGCGACCCGGCATGTACATCGGCTCCACGGACAGCCGCGGGATCAACCACCTCTTCAACGAGATCGTCGACAACTCCACCGACGAGGGCATCGCCGGGCACGCCTCCAAGATCGTGGTCACCCTGCACGCCGACGGCAGCGTCCAGGTCGACGACGACGGCCGCGGCATCCCCACCGGCAAGCACGCCCGATCCGGGCTCTCCGGCGTCGAGCTGGTGCTGACCAGGCTGCACGCGGGCGGCAAGTTCGGCGGCTCCGGCTACAAGACCTCCGGCGGCCTGCACGGCGTCGGCGCCTCCGCGGTCAACGCCCTGTCCCACCGCTTCGACGTCACCGTCAAGCGCGAGGGCAAGGTGCACCACATGTCCTTCGCGCGCGGCGTGCCCGGCGAGTTCGACGGCCCCGGCCCGAAGGCCAAGTTCACCAAGCAGTCCGGGCTGCAGGTCATCGGCAAGATGAAGCGCGGCGAGCGCACCGGCACCTCCATCCGCTACTGGTACGACGCCCGCTACTTCGAGAACGGCGCGGCGCTGGACGTCGAGGCCGTGCGGACCAAACTGCGCAACACCGCCTTCCTCGTCCCCGGCGTCACCTACGTGCTGCGCGACGTCACCGAGGGGAACATCGAGGAGGAGAGCTTCCACTTCCCCAACGGGCTCGCCGACATGGTCGACTTCCTCGCGCCCGCGGGCGACCGCGCCGTCTCCGGCACCCTGATCGTCAAGGGCGAGGGCACCTACTTCGAGAACGCCGCCGACGAGAACGGCGTCATGCGGTCCAAAGTGGAGCGCCACGCCGAGGTCGAGGTCGCCTTCCGCTGGGGCACCGGCTACGAGCGCACCGTGGAGTGCTTCACCAACACCATCCGCAACGTGCACGGCGGCACCCACCGCAAGGGTTTCGAGCGCGCCGCGGTGAAGTCGTTGCAGGAGGCCATCTCCAAGACCCGCGGGCTGCTCAAGCCCAAGGAGGACCCGCCGACCCTCGACGACGTGCTGGAGGGCATGACCGCCGTCATCCACGTCCGGCTGCCCGAGCCGCAGTTCACCTCCCAGACCAAGGACGAGCTGTCCACGGCGGGCATCACCAAGGTCATCCAGGGCATCGTCGAGCGGTACGTCAAGGCGTGGACCGAGGACAAGAAGACCAAGACCGAGGCGAAGACGGTCCTGCAGAAGATCGTCGACGCCGCCCGCGTCCGGCTGACCCAGAAGCAGCAGAAGGACGCCGCGCGCCGCAAGACCGCCCTCGAGGGCGCCGCGATGCCGCCGAAGCTCGTCGACTGCCGCACCACGGGTGTCTCGCGCAGCGAGCTGTTCCTCGTCGAGGGCGACAGCGCATTGGGCTCGGCCAGAATGGCCAGAGTCTCGGAGTACCAGGCACTCCTGCCGCTGCGCGGCAAGATCCTCAACGTGCAGAAGGCCAGCCTCGGCGACACCCTGCGCAACGCGGAGATCTCCTCGATCGTGCAGGTGCTCGGCGCGGGCAGCGGGCGCACCTTCGACCTGTCCCAGATGCGCTACGGCCGGGTGATCCTGATGGCCGACGCCGATGTGGACGGCTCGCACATCCGGACGCTGCTGATCACCCTGTTCGCCAAGTACATGCGGCCGGTGATCGCCGACGGCAGGCTGTTCGCGGCCATGCCGCCGCTGCACAAGATCACCACCAAGGGCCGCAACCCGCAGACGATCTTCACCTTCACCCAGCGGGAGATGGAGACCACCGTCGCGAAGCTGGAGAAGGCCGGCAAGCAGGTCGTCACCCCGGTGCCCCGGTTCAAGGGCCTCGGCGAGATGGACGCCGACGAGCTGTGGGAGACCACGATGAACCCGGCCACCCGCTCGGTCCGGCGGATCACGCTGGACGACGTGGAGGCCGCGGAGCAGGCGCTGGAGCTGCTGATGGGTGAGAAGGTCGAACCCCGGCGCGCGTGGCTGGTCGAATCCGCCGCCCGCGTGGACCGCGCGGCGATCGACGCCTGA
- a CDS encoding DNA topoisomerase (ATP-hydrolyzing) yields MARRKGPTTKVDPTAFDRAGAQVFDNSVKTEIEDSYLEYAYSVIHARALPDARDGLKPVHRRILFSMNEQGYRPTHAYVKSSRVVGDCFVKGALVSTPEGLRPIEDIEIGEHVLDGRGVAVPVTEVYENPVSELVRVTWSNGHTMLVTPGQRFRTVTDGFTVEWTDARDLAGRRTVGFGEARTAGLTTDNGDFYGYLLGLIVAEGFAVDRSRAADGRVRIHMCDTEPIDAVHGWAIANGLTVSRGKREAKNPKHRDQHILTFARHEGLLEAATPLSADKVVPPSVLGDRSAWIPFLAGFFDGDGYVRKKNREIVFVSVGERLLCQVYSMLADLGVSAHHWRRPSKTGHQTLLGLSISGRDAGALAAALLRWSKIGYKRDELVRLTGMSYGYGGKQGSDRLPCRGLMAEFSAAHLGGGWFRDTEGVKFRASLSSVDGSKVRYGKDRNGNALEDRLFPLGRAEKDGWIEKLRRIGSPLAERLEALSGLSFHAVESVEPVEPDTTYDIQVGTDEHAFVVEGHVVHNCMGKYHPHGDTAIYDAMVRLAQDFSLNTPLIDGHGNFGSPDDGPAASRYTEARMSQEAMLLVGELGEDTVDFRPNYDGSLMEPTVLPAAFPNLLVNGTSGIAVGMATNMIPHNLGEVIAAARWLISHPDASLDKLMEFVPGPDLPTGGMLLGLDEVRRAYETGRGVVRMRAKAETGPLEGSRGRQAITVTELPYGVGPEKIIEKITDEVNKSKRLTGIADVKDLTDRENGTRLVIECKVGVNPQALLADLYRLTPLEQSFGINNLVLVDGQPQTLGLKGLLEVFLDHRYEVVRRRTSFRKRKREERLHLVEGLLKALLDIDKVIKLIRGSENAQEAKEGLMRRFKLSEIQAAYILDTPLRRLTKYDKVELETEQNRLRADIADLSRILDNDAVLKKLVSAELAKVARELATERRTSLIDGDLKEVLAASRESGPLEVADDPCQVILSATGLVARTAAESEEATEARRRKGRAKHDAVSAVVHTTARGQVLLVTNRGRAYKIEVLPLPVLPEQVGTVSLSGGMASRELVPLEKGEKVIGIAPLGERSEGSPGLALGTKQGVVKVCAPEWPVRSDEFEIISLKDGDEVVGATWLTDGEETLTFVSSDSSLLRYSASLVRPQGLKGGGMAGINLAADAHVVFFGAVRTNDDEHGEPMVVTATGQTAKVTPFSEYPAKGRATGGVRSHRFLKGEKALFLAWVGPRPAGASDNGSAVDLPDVDPRRDGSGSPHPGPDVVGHLIERG; encoded by the coding sequence ATGGCACGCCGCAAGGGCCCCACCACCAAGGTCGACCCCACCGCGTTCGACCGGGCGGGCGCGCAGGTCTTCGACAACTCGGTGAAGACCGAGATCGAGGACTCGTACCTGGAGTACGCCTACTCGGTCATCCACGCCCGCGCCCTGCCCGACGCGCGGGACGGCCTCAAGCCGGTGCACCGCCGGATCCTCTTCTCCATGAACGAGCAGGGCTACCGGCCGACGCACGCCTATGTGAAGTCTTCGCGCGTCGTCGGCGACTGCTTCGTCAAGGGCGCCCTGGTCTCGACGCCGGAGGGGCTGCGGCCCATCGAGGACATCGAGATCGGCGAGCACGTGCTCGACGGGCGCGGCGTCGCGGTCCCGGTCACGGAGGTCTACGAGAACCCCGTGTCGGAGCTGGTCCGCGTCACCTGGTCCAACGGGCACACCATGCTGGTGACGCCGGGCCAGCGCTTCCGCACCGTCACCGACGGCTTCACCGTGGAGTGGACGGACGCCCGTGATCTCGCGGGCCGCCGGACGGTCGGCTTCGGCGAGGCCAGGACGGCTGGGCTGACCACCGACAACGGAGACTTCTACGGCTACCTGCTCGGCCTGATCGTCGCCGAGGGCTTCGCGGTGGACCGTTCCCGTGCGGCGGACGGCCGGGTCCGCATCCACATGTGCGACACCGAGCCGATCGATGCGGTGCACGGGTGGGCGATCGCCAACGGCCTCACCGTGTCCCGGGGCAAGCGCGAGGCGAAGAACCCCAAGCACCGCGATCAGCACATCCTCACCTTCGCTCGTCACGAGGGGCTGCTGGAGGCCGCGACTCCGCTGAGTGCGGACAAGGTCGTTCCGCCGTCGGTGCTCGGTGACCGGTCCGCCTGGATTCCTTTCCTGGCCGGATTCTTCGACGGTGACGGGTACGTGCGGAAGAAGAACCGCGAGATCGTCTTCGTCAGCGTCGGCGAGCGGCTGCTGTGCCAGGTGTACTCGATGCTGGCCGACCTCGGCGTGTCCGCGCACCACTGGCGGCGGCCGAGCAAGACGGGGCACCAGACCCTGCTCGGCCTCTCGATCAGCGGCCGGGACGCGGGCGCGCTGGCCGCCGCTCTGCTGCGCTGGTCGAAGATCGGGTACAAGCGCGACGAGCTGGTCCGCTTGACCGGGATGTCCTACGGCTACGGTGGGAAGCAGGGCAGTGACCGGTTGCCGTGCCGTGGGCTGATGGCCGAGTTCTCCGCCGCCCACCTCGGCGGTGGCTGGTTCCGCGACACCGAGGGGGTCAAGTTCCGGGCCTCATTGTCCTCTGTGGACGGATCGAAGGTCCGGTATGGCAAGGACCGTAACGGCAACGCACTGGAAGACCGGCTGTTCCCGTTGGGGCGCGCGGAGAAGGACGGCTGGATCGAGAAGCTGCGGCGGATCGGTTCGCCACTCGCCGAGCGCCTCGAAGCCCTGTCGGGGCTGTCGTTCCACGCGGTGGAGTCGGTGGAACCGGTCGAGCCGGACACCACCTACGACATCCAGGTGGGCACCGACGAACACGCATTCGTCGTCGAGGGCCACGTGGTGCACAACTGCATGGGCAAGTACCACCCGCACGGTGACACGGCGATCTACGACGCGATGGTCCGCCTGGCGCAGGACTTCTCGCTGAACACGCCGCTCATCGACGGGCATGGAAATTTTGGTAGCCCAGACGATGGACCGGCAGCGAGCCGTTACACCGAGGCTCGGATGTCGCAGGAGGCGATGCTGCTCGTCGGTGAGCTGGGCGAGGACACCGTCGACTTCCGGCCGAACTACGACGGTTCGCTCATGGAGCCGACCGTGCTGCCCGCGGCCTTCCCGAACCTGCTGGTCAACGGCACCTCGGGGATCGCGGTGGGCATGGCGACCAACATGATCCCGCACAACCTGGGCGAGGTCATCGCGGCGGCGCGGTGGCTGATCTCGCACCCGGACGCCTCGCTGGACAAGCTGATGGAGTTCGTGCCGGGGCCGGACCTGCCGACCGGCGGGATGCTGCTCGGGCTGGACGAGGTGCGCCGGGCCTACGAGACCGGGCGCGGTGTGGTGCGGATGCGGGCGAAGGCCGAGACCGGGCCGCTGGAGGGCAGCCGGGGCAGGCAGGCGATCACGGTGACCGAGCTGCCCTACGGGGTCGGCCCGGAGAAGATCATCGAGAAGATCACCGATGAGGTGAACAAGTCCAAGCGGCTCACCGGGATCGCCGACGTCAAGGACCTCACCGACCGGGAGAACGGGACCCGGCTGGTGATCGAGTGCAAGGTCGGGGTGAACCCGCAGGCGCTGCTGGCCGACCTCTACCGGCTGACCCCGCTGGAGCAGTCCTTCGGCATCAACAACCTGGTGCTGGTGGACGGGCAGCCGCAGACGCTGGGGCTCAAGGGGTTGCTGGAGGTCTTCCTCGACCACCGCTACGAGGTGGTGCGGCGGCGGACCTCCTTCCGCAAGCGCAAGCGCGAGGAACGGCTGCACCTGGTCGAGGGCCTGCTCAAGGCGCTGCTGGACATCGACAAGGTGATCAAGCTGATCCGCGGCAGCGAGAACGCGCAGGAGGCCAAGGAGGGCCTGATGCGCCGGTTCAAGCTCTCGGAGATCCAGGCGGCCTACATCCTGGACACGCCGCTGCGCAGGCTGACCAAGTACGACAAGGTCGAGCTGGAGACCGAGCAGAACCGGTTGCGGGCCGACATCGCCGACCTCTCGCGCATCCTGGACAACGACGCGGTGCTGAAGAAGCTGGTCTCCGCGGAGCTGGCCAAAGTCGCCCGCGAGCTGGCCACCGAGCGGCGCACCTCGCTGATCGACGGTGATCTCAAGGAGGTGCTGGCGGCGTCGCGGGAGTCGGGGCCGCTGGAGGTCGCCGACGACCCGTGCCAGGTGATCCTGTCCGCGACCGGACTGGTCGCCAGGACGGCGGCGGAGTCGGAGGAAGCGACCGAGGCGCGCAGGCGCAAGGGCCGTGCCAAGCACGACGCGGTCTCGGCGGTCGTGCACACCACCGCGCGCGGGCAGGTGTTGCTGGTGACCAACCGCGGGCGGGCGTACAAGATCGAGGTGCTGCCGCTGCCGGTGCTGCCGGAGCAGGTCGGCACGGTCTCGCTCAGCGGGGGCATGGCCTCGCGCGAGCTGGTGCCGCTGGAGAAGGGCGAGAAGGTCATCGGCATCGCCCCGCTCGGTGAGCGCAGCGAGGGGTCGCCGGGCCTGGCGCTCGGGACGAAGCAGGGCGTGGTGAAGGTGTGCGCGCCGGAGTGGCCGGTGCGGTCGGACGAGTTCGAGATCATCAGCCTGAAGGACGGCGACGAGGTGGTCGGCGCGACCTGGCTGACCGACGGGGAGGAGACGTTGACCTTCGTGTCCTCGGACTCCTCGCTGCTGCGCTACTCCGCGTCGCTGGTCCGCCCGCAGGGGCTCAAGGGCGGTGGCATGGCCGGGATCAACCTGGCCGCGGACGCGCACGTGGTGTTCTTCGGCGCGGTCCGCACCAACGACGACGAGCACGGTGAGCCGATGGTGGTCACGGCCACCGGGCAGACGGCGAAGGTGACGCCGTTCTCCGAGTACCCGGCGAAGGGGCGGGCGACCGGCGGGGTCCGCTCGCACCGCTTCCTCAAAGGGGAGAAGGCGTTGTTCCTGGCCTGGGTCGGCCCACGGCCGGCAGGCGCCTCCGACAACGGCTCCGCGGTGGACCTGCCGGACGTGGACCCGCGCCGCGACGGCTCGGGTTCCCCGCACCCGGGCCCGGACGTGGTCGGTCACCTCATCGAGCGAGGCTAG
- a CDS encoding TIGR03620 family F420-dependent LLM class oxidoreductase: MHAIPPTIGTVGLWVPALDTNPPAESAALAAEVEALGYGALWISEGLVRDPFMEAATLLNATSRLVVGTGIAVIWGRHPRVVRTQTRALLDAHPDRFVLGLGTSHARVVEGVLGLRFERPLAELRAHLDRLDEHDALLDLTGLPHKTAPRVLAALGPKALALARDHSAGAITYLVTPEHTAEARAVLGPDRTLVVEQAVVTGVPLDVARARARDHIAGYLGGGPYPANWRRLGFTDEDLADGGSDRLVHALVALGDDEIAERVAAHLAAGADHVCLQALPADFGSAPVDQWRRLASLAR, from the coding sequence ATGCACGCGATCCCGCCCACCATCGGCACGGTCGGCCTGTGGGTGCCCGCGCTCGACACGAACCCACCCGCCGAGTCGGCCGCGCTCGCCGCCGAGGTCGAAGCGCTCGGCTACGGCGCGCTGTGGATCAGCGAAGGACTCGTCCGCGATCCGTTCATGGAGGCGGCCACCCTGCTCAACGCCACGAGCAGACTCGTCGTCGGCACCGGGATCGCGGTCATCTGGGGAAGGCACCCCCGCGTGGTGCGCACCCAGACCCGCGCGCTGCTCGACGCGCACCCCGACCGCTTCGTCCTCGGACTGGGCACCTCGCACGCCCGCGTGGTCGAGGGAGTGCTCGGCCTCCGCTTCGAACGACCGTTGGCCGAGCTGCGCGCGCACCTGGACCGGCTCGACGAGCACGACGCCCTGCTCGACCTCACGGGTCTGCCGCACAAGACGGCACCCCGCGTCCTGGCGGCCCTGGGCCCCAAGGCACTCGCGCTCGCCAGGGACCACTCGGCGGGAGCGATCACCTACCTGGTCACACCGGAGCACACCGCGGAGGCCAGGGCCGTGCTGGGCCCGGACCGCACGCTGGTCGTCGAACAGGCCGTGGTCACCGGCGTACCGCTGGACGTGGCGCGCGCCAGGGCCCGCGACCACATCGCGGGCTACCTCGGCGGCGGGCCGTACCCGGCGAACTGGCGACGGCTCGGCTTCACCGACGAAGACCTGGCCGACGGCGGCAGCGACCGCCTCGTCCACGCCCTCGTGGCGCTCGGCGACGACGAGATCGCCGAGCGGGTGGCAGCGCACCTGGCCGCGGGAGCGGACCACGTCTGCCTGCAGGCCCTCCCGGCGGACTTCGGCAGCGCTCCCGTCGACCAGTGGCGCCGCCTCGCTAGCCTCGCTCGATGA
- a CDS encoding TetR/AcrR family transcriptional regulator gives MAAEKSMRTDALRNRARLVEAARELFAEVGVESAAMNDVARRAGVGPGTLWRHFPNKDALLAEIVGQSLDGLAELAAELLASESRDFLRRWVDALVRHIAATRGMSASFMQASGGCGGPLDERGRSVERAAADLVARAVELGLVRADLAGAELIRLAAAVVWVNEAAAPPDTTERLLDLVFTGIEV, from the coding sequence GTGGCTGCCGAGAAGTCGATGCGCACCGACGCGCTGCGCAACCGGGCCCGGCTCGTCGAGGCGGCCCGGGAGCTGTTCGCCGAGGTGGGCGTGGAGTCGGCCGCGATGAACGATGTGGCGCGGCGCGCCGGGGTCGGCCCGGGGACGCTGTGGCGGCACTTCCCGAACAAGGACGCGCTGCTGGCGGAGATCGTCGGGCAGAGCCTCGACGGGCTCGCGGAGCTGGCCGCGGAGCTGCTTGCCTCCGAGTCCCGCGACTTCCTCCGGCGCTGGGTCGACGCGCTCGTGCGGCACATCGCCGCCACCCGTGGGATGTCCGCGAGCTTCATGCAGGCGTCGGGGGGCTGCGGTGGGCCGCTCGACGAACGGGGCCGGAGTGTGGAGCGCGCCGCGGCCGACCTGGTCGCGCGGGCGGTGGAACTGGGCCTGGTTCGCGCCGATCTCGCCGGCGCCGAGCTGATCCGCCTCGCGGCCGCCGTGGTGTGGGTGAACGAGGCGGCTGCGCCGCCGGACACGACCGAACGCCTGCTCGACCTCGTCTTCACTGGCATTGAGGTGTGA
- a CDS encoding VOC family protein, producing MTALGSILLGSANPRRLRDWYRAAFRCEPRDDGFIDYGGVSLLIDGRDDVAKATAEPGRVILNFHVEDARAVATHLDQLGVEWLARLEDRGPGLFATLVDPDGNYVQIIEMSEQYLISRGVKQPRALHGAAPFSGFSVDDIPAAKAFYTDVLGLKVTEEHGMLHLHLDGGQILVYPKEKHVPAEFTVLNFPVADIDAAVDELTARGVTFLRYEGVPADEKGIVRGEDGPQIAWFTDPAGNVLSVLH from the coding sequence ATGACCGCTCTCGGCAGCATCCTGCTCGGCAGTGCCAACCCGCGCCGCCTGCGCGACTGGTACCGCGCGGCGTTCCGCTGCGAGCCCCGCGACGACGGGTTCATCGACTACGGCGGCGTCTCCCTGCTCATCGACGGCAGGGACGACGTCGCGAAGGCGACCGCCGAACCGGGACGGGTGATCCTCAACTTCCACGTCGAGGACGCCCGCGCCGTCGCCACCCACCTCGACCAGCTCGGCGTGGAGTGGCTGGCGCGCCTGGAAGATCGCGGGCCCGGGCTGTTCGCCACGCTGGTCGACCCGGACGGCAACTACGTCCAGATCATCGAGATGAGCGAGCAGTACCTGATCTCGCGGGGCGTCAAGCAGCCGCGCGCCCTGCACGGCGCCGCCCCGTTCAGCGGGTTCTCCGTCGACGACATCCCGGCGGCGAAGGCGTTCTACACCGACGTGCTCGGCCTGAAGGTCACCGAGGAGCACGGCATGCTCCACCTGCACCTCGACGGTGGGCAGATCTTGGTCTACCCCAAGGAGAAGCACGTGCCCGCGGAGTTCACGGTGCTGAACTTCCCGGTCGCCGACATCGACGCGGCGGTGGACGAGCTGACCGCGCGCGGGGTCACCTTCCTGCGCTACGAGGGCGTTCCCGCGGACGAGAAGGGCATCGTCCGCGGCGAGGACGGGCCGCAGATCGCGTGGTTCACCGATCCGGCCGGGAACGTCCTGTCGGTTCTGCACTGA
- a CDS encoding RNA polymerase sigma factor, translating to MDQLRELTPQVLGALVRRYGHFDLAEDAVQEALLAAADQWPREGVPDNPRAWLITVASRRLTDLLRQEQARRRREATVAALELPHVPEDIPDEDDTLELLALCCHPALTRASQVALTLRAVGGLTTAEIARAFLVPETTMAQRISRAKHRVRGTPFTAPEDVGPVLGVLYLIFTEGHTASSGDHVSRADLTTEAIRLTRRLHRTLPDDGEVTGLLALMLLTEARRAARTRQDGTLVPLAEQNRLLWDRSLIAEGTALITQSLQDNVIGPYQVQAAIAAVHAEAPGTDETDWPQIVALYGLLADLTDNPMITLNRAVAVAMVDGPRAGLDLLAPLDDDPRIAGHHRLSAVRGHLLEQAGDREAALACYRRAAETTESLPERRYLGERADRLSAEPTGRSRPDR from the coding sequence GTGGATCAGCTGCGCGAACTCACCCCGCAGGTCCTCGGAGCCCTGGTGCGCCGGTACGGCCACTTCGACCTCGCCGAGGACGCGGTGCAGGAAGCCCTGCTGGCCGCAGCCGATCAGTGGCCGCGCGAGGGCGTTCCGGACAACCCCCGCGCATGGCTGATCACGGTGGCCTCACGCCGGCTGACCGACCTGCTCCGGCAGGAGCAGGCCCGGCGCAGGCGTGAGGCCACCGTGGCCGCACTCGAACTCCCCCACGTCCCCGAGGACATCCCGGACGAGGACGACACCCTGGAGCTGCTGGCGCTGTGCTGCCACCCGGCGCTCACCCGGGCTTCCCAGGTGGCGTTGACGCTGCGCGCGGTCGGCGGGCTGACCACCGCGGAGATCGCCCGCGCGTTCCTCGTGCCGGAAACCACGATGGCGCAACGCATCAGCCGCGCCAAGCACCGTGTCCGGGGCACGCCGTTCACGGCCCCGGAGGACGTGGGCCCGGTCCTCGGCGTGCTCTACCTGATCTTCACCGAGGGCCACACCGCGTCCAGCGGCGACCACGTCAGCCGCGCCGACCTCACGACGGAAGCCATCCGGCTGACCCGTCGGCTGCACCGGACGCTGCCGGACGACGGCGAGGTCACCGGGCTGCTGGCGCTCATGCTGCTCACCGAGGCACGGCGGGCGGCGCGCACTCGACAGGACGGCACCCTGGTCCCGCTGGCCGAACAGAACCGGCTGCTGTGGGATCGCTCGCTGATCGCCGAGGGCACCGCGCTCATCACACAGTCCTTGCAGGACAACGTGATCGGGCCATACCAGGTGCAGGCGGCGATCGCAGCCGTGCACGCGGAGGCACCGGGGACGGACGAGACCGACTGGCCGCAGATCGTCGCGCTCTACGGGCTGCTGGCCGACCTCACCGACAACCCGATGATCACCCTCAACCGCGCGGTGGCCGTGGCGATGGTCGACGGGCCCCGCGCCGGGCTGGACCTGCTGGCCCCGCTGGACGACGACCCGCGGATCGCCGGGCACCACCGGCTCAGCGCGGTGCGCGGGCACCTGCTGGAGCAGGCGGGCGACCGGGAGGCCGCACTCGCCTGCTACCGCAGGGCCGCGGAGACGACGGAGAGCCTGCCCGAACGCCGCTACCTCGGCGAACGGGCCGACCGGCTCAGTGCAGAACCGACAGGACGTTCCCGGCCGGATCGGTGA